The sequence below is a genomic window from Leptolyngbyaceae cyanobacterium.
CCAGAATTTGATGAAAACGGCAATTTACCACCAGGAATTCATTTTTGTGAATGGGAGGAGTTTAAAGAAAGATTTGGGACTAATTTAACCAGACAGCGCATGATAAATGGTTTAGAACTAGCAATGACCCAATTAAAAGCAGCAGGCTGTAGAACCATTTATATTGATGGGAGTTTTGTTACCAGTAAATTAACGCCTGGTGATTTTGATGCCTGTTGGGAACCTGGAGATGTGGATTATGATTACCTCCGAAAAATACACCTAGATTGCTAAATCATTTGGATCGTAGCGCACAGAAATCCAAATATAAAGGCGAAATTTTTCGTTCAGACCAACCTGTAGGAGATTACGGTTTAGCTTCTTTAGAATTCTTTCAGCGTGATAGACAGTTAAATCCGAAAGGCATTATAGCCATAGATTTATTAAGGTGGAACATATGATTAAAAATGAAAAAGAGTACCAATACAGCCAAGAATGCGCCCGAAAATTTGAATATTCTATTATGGCGTTAGAGCAAAATGAGGAACTGAAGAAAAAAGATCCAGATGAGTGGCAACTTTCTCTTGATGTAAAGCAATCTCACTTAATTGCTTTACAATCAGAAATTGCTGAATATGAAAAACTAATTAATTGCAACAAAAGCCAGCCGATAAAAATTAAAATTGAAAGTTTAAATAAACTACCTGATGCTCTAATTAAAGCTAGGATAGCAGCCAGAATTAGTCAGCAAGAACTAGCTCAGTTACTAGGAATTGAAGAACAGCGAGTAAAGCAGTATGAGGATACAGATTATCAATGTGCTAGTTTTGTAGAAATTCTTGAAGTTAGCACAGCTTTAGGTGTGGAGTTTGAAACAGCTGTACTCCAAGTAGATTTTGAAGAAATAGAAGCTGTTAAAGAAAGTGCTAGAAAATGGCAAAAGGAAAAAGCGAGTATGGCAGCTAAAACCTCATAAAGGGCAACGGCTACCAATGTTTACTTGATAATGACCAAGTTGTGTTGATTTGTGTAGTTATATTTTTGAACTTACAGTGCTTTTCCTGGTGTTCGTTTGTCAGCTTCAGTGTTTGGCAGCTTCAGTTTCATAACATTTGAGGATTAAATCACTGAGACGATCCAAATCATTAATTGATGAAATGATTACTCTTGACTTGGCATCCCCAAATGAAGCAGACATTTCTTGAACTTCAAAATCTAATGCTAATTTTTTGACTTCATCAACAGGCAGTCTCGTTACAAAACTTTTTTTCTTTGGGGATAGGTACAGCCTTATAAACCACCAAGTTAGCTTACCAAGATTCAATCCAAAATATGATACAACATCCTTATATTTAACCTCTGA
It includes:
- a CDS encoding helix-turn-helix transcriptional regulator, which produces MIKNEKEYQYSQECARKFEYSIMALEQNEELKKKDPDEWQLSLDVKQSHLIALQSEIAEYEKLINCNKSQPIKIKIESLNKLPDALIKARIAARISQQELAQLLGIEEQRVKQYEDTDYQCASFVEILEVSTALGVEFETAVLQVDFEEIEAVKESARKWQKEKASMAAKTS